In Halococcus saccharolyticus DSM 5350, one DNA window encodes the following:
- a CDS encoding helix-turn-helix domain-containing protein translates to MPDSMAEYLRADMDCEGLLECFHGLTDLDRDCFTVVVDHDDALTVDEIAEEVDRERSTVYRSLQRLLQAGFVQKEQVNYEQGGYYHVFRPTDPDVVADEMQRMLNDWYAKMGQLIGEFRTKYEPSDQPTAAVEG, encoded by the coding sequence ATGCCTGACTCGATGGCGGAGTACCTCCGTGCGGACATGGACTGTGAGGGGCTCCTCGAATGTTTCCACGGTCTGACTGATCTCGACCGCGACTGCTTCACGGTCGTCGTCGATCACGACGACGCCCTGACCGTCGACGAGATCGCCGAGGAAGTCGACCGGGAACGCTCGACGGTGTATCGCTCGCTCCAGCGACTGCTCCAGGCGGGGTTCGTCCAGAAGGAGCAGGTCAACTACGAACAGGGCGGCTACTACCACGTCTTCCGGCCGACCGATCCCGACGTCGTCGCCGACGAGATGCAACGCATGTTGAACGACTGGTACGCGAAGATGGGGCAGCTCATCGGGGAGTTCCGGACGAAGTACGAGCCGTCCGATCAGCCCACGGCGGCCGTCGAGGGGTGA